In Neptuniibacter halophilus, the genomic stretch TGTCACCAGTATCAATAATATTCGCGATTATCTGCAGGTCGAATCTGAGGTCCATGCGCAGGATACCGCCACATCTCTCGGGCTGTCGCTGAGCCCCTATATCCTTGATGAAGACGACACCATTCTGGAAACCATGGTGAACAGTATTTTTGACCGGGGTTACTACCTGGAGATTATGCTGGAAAATCGTAAGGGCAAGGAGCTGGTCAGAAAAACCAACCCATCCTCCTTTGAAGAGGTGCCTGCCTGGTTCGAGGCGCTGCTGCCGATGCAGACCGCAACTGCCCGTTCTGAGATTGATGCGGGCTGGGTGATGGGCGGCACTGTGTATGTCACCATCCATCCGGGTTTTGGTTACCTGAAACTCTGGGAGCAGGCGAAGCGAAGTCTGGCTTTTTCGGCGATTGCGCTGACCATCTCAGTCCTGTTACTGATTCTGATGCTGCGTCTGGTGCTGAGTCCGCTTTCCCGCATCAACAAGCTGGCCCGGAGCATCGCCGATGGCAGCTTCGAAACCATTGAGCCGCTGCCGTGGACCACCGAGATACGTAACGTTGCCAGCTCTATGAACCTGATGTCGGGCAAGATCGAAAAGGTGATCTCTAACCTCAACTCGAAGCTGGAGGAGAGCTCACGGCGCATGCGGGTGGATGAGCTGACCGGGCTTGAAATGCGTGCCACCTTTGAAACCGAGATGAAGAACCGCTTCATGTCGAATGCGAAAGGCTTTGTCTTTTTGCTGCGCATTGCTGAGCTGGGTAAGTTCGCCAGTACGCAAAGCACTGCCAAAGTGGATGATTTTATTATCGGGGTAGTTAAGGCGATCCGTCAGGGGCTTGAGGATTCAGGACTTCCCGCTGACTGTATCTACCGCATCGTCGGTGCTGAATTTGTGTTTATTGCGGATTGTGCGGATCAGGCCGCAGCGGAGCAGACCTGCGGTAAGATTTTCAGCCGTCTGGAAGCGCTGGGGCAGGAGTACGGCAAACCGGAAGTCGCGCATATGGGGGGGGTGTTGTTTGATCCTCATGGCACGATCGATGCGATGGTGGCATCGGCGACTGAAGCCTACGAAAAGGCGCTGCTGATTGGTGCCAACAGCTTCTCGATTAATCAGGACAGCGGCAATGCGCGCAACATGGATGAGTGGAAGGCGCTGGTGGCCCGGGTGATTGAGGAACGTAAAATCTCAATCAGCTACATGGCGCAGGCTCACAGACTGACCGGAGATCAGGCCGGTGAGCTGATGATAGAAGAGGCGATGTCGCAGGTACAGGATGATGAGGGTGAAGCGTTGCCGATCGGTACCTTTATCTCGGTGGCCGAGTCGATTGGCCAGATTCTGACCTTTGATATGCATGTGGTTAAGGAAGTACTGCGCCGAATCCGCGAAGAGCAGATCAGCCACGACATTGCGGTTAACCTCTCGTTTACAACACTGGCGAGTAATGAGTTCCGCTCAGAGCTTTATGCCCTGCTGCAGGATAACAGTGATATTGCCAGCCATCTGGTGTTCAGTGTGACCGCCTACGGCGCGACTAAAGATCTTAAGGCCTTTGCGACCTTTATCGATTTCGCCCACCGCTGTGGTGCGAAAGTCATTCTCAAGCGATACGAAAGCCGCTTTATCTCCATGGATGATATTAAAGAGTACAAACTGGATTACATCCGTCTGGCCCGGGTTTACACCGAAAACATCAGCCGGGATGCCGAGAAACGACGCATGGTTGAAGTCTTTAAAGAGCTGGGCGAGCTGCTCAATGTCAGCATTCTGGCTGAGTCGGTGGCCTCTGACAGTGACTTTGCCGCTGTGTCTGAAATAGGTATTACGGCGGTCAGCAGATGAACCGGCTGCCAGGCGGTATCCGTGTAGCGCACGGCTGGCGCAGGTATCTGTGCGGCGTCTCTGTGCTGGCGGCACTGGCAGCGCCGCTGCCGGTGCAGGCGGCGGGCCTGATCGAATTCAGTGATTCACTGCTGAAAAAGGTCGAGAAACGCTACGGTAAGTCGGCGGTCTTGCGGCTCAATGCGCTGGCGGATCTGGTGCGCAAGAATGGCAATATCAGTGAGATGGATAAGGTTGAAAAGGTTAACGGCTTTTTCAATATGATCCCCTATTACACCGACTGGGCGCACTGGAAGAAAAAGGATTACTGGGCCACCCCCTTTGAGAAACTCACCACCCACGGTGGCGATTGCGAAGATTACGCGCTGGCCAAGTACTTCACCCTGAAAGAGCTGGGTGTGCCTGAGAAGAAGATGCGGATTATGTACGTGAAGGCGTTGAGGTGGAACGAAGCACACATGGTGCTGACCTACTTCCCGAACCCGGATGATATTCCGCTGGTGCTGGATAACCTTAATCCGCGTATTCTGCCGGCGCATAAGCGTAAGGATCTGGTGCCGGTCTACAGCTTTAATGGTGACGGCCTATGGCTGGCCAAGGGCCGTGGTACCGGTAAGCGGGTCGGCGGCTCCGGTAAGCTGAAACTCTGGGTCGATGTGAACAAGCGCTTCAATCAATAGCCGGTTACCACTGACCGGCTAGCCCAGATACTGCTCAATATCCACTTCATCAATCTGTTCAGGATCGAGGAAACGCTCGGCATACTGTTTGTAGATGCCGGCACTGAGGAACAGATCAAACAGTACCGGATCGATATGCTGATCCTTCTTGAAGAAACTGAGAATACGGATTGATTCAGACAGGCTCTTGGCCTTTTTGTAAGGCCGGTCGGAGGCGGTCAGGGCTTCGAAAATATCGGCGATGGCCATAATTCTGGCCGGAACTGACAGCTCGGATTCGCTCAGACCTCTCGGGTAGCCGGTGCCGATCAGGGTTTCGTGGTGTGCGCCGGCAATTTCCGGCACCCGGCGCAGGTTTGGCGGGAACGGCATCTGTTCCAGAATCGCAATGGTCTGGATGATGTGCTCGTTGATTTTAAAGCGCTCTTCCGGCGTCAGAGTGCCACGGCTGATCACCAGATTATGCAGTTCGCCGTGGTTGTAGAGATACTCGGGGATCTCCATCTTCCAGCCGTATTCCGGGTCCAGCGCTTTGTTGGGTGGTCGCTCGATCAGGTGTTCGGGGCGGTCACACAGCAGCGGCTCCATTACCGGCAGGGTTTCGTTGCTATCCGGGCAACGGCGCAGCTCATCGTCAGACAGACCGATCCGGTTATCAAAATTACGTTGCCAGCGTTGCTGGCCGATCTCGCGAATGCGCTCGATCTTGTCTGCTTCGAGGAATTCGCCGCCCACATTACAGTGCGCAATAAAGGCAAAATCATCCAGCAGTTGCTGACGGCGCTCAGCATAGGCGGCTTTGGCTGTCGCCGGATCTTGCTGCTGTTCATAGATCGCCTGTAATTTCGCGATCTCCGCATCGCGCAGCAAGACTTCAAACCGGGTTCGCACTTCATGGATACGGTTGTAGATGGTTTCCAGCTTGGTGGCTTTATCCACCACGTGTTCCGGTGTGGTCACCTTGCCGCAGTCATGCAACCAGGCCGCAATGTTAAACTCACGCCACTCGTCTTTGCTGGTCATGGCGAACTCAGCCAGAGGGCCCTCCTGCGCAGCGCTGGCGGCTTTACAGAGCATCACCGCCAGTTCCGGTACCCGTTCACAATGACCACCGGTATAAGCGCTTTTGGCATCGATTGCGCCGGCGATCATCTTGATCATCGCATCCATCATATGTTTCTGGGCGGCAACCAGATCCTGATTCTCAATGGCGACGGCGGCCTGTGACGCGAGGGCATCCACCAGACGAACGCTTTTGCTCTCAAAATCGACGATGCCGCGGCTCATCGGGTCGACGGCATTCAGCAGTAACACCACGCCTTTTACCGTCTGATCGGAGAACTGCATCGGCACTACCAGCAGGGAGTGTATGGCCGAGCCTGACATCGTGCGCAGTTCGGCCCAGGGGGCCTTGCTCAGCATCCGGTGATCATCTTCACCGAGATTCTGTATCTGATTCTGAACGCAGGTCTGGCCGATCAGACTGTTCTGGCCGGCTTCCTGAGTCAGGTCAACGGAGTCTTCCCAGTCGGTTTGCAGACCGCGCTGACCGACAGGCGTGAGCAGCCCGTCTTCGGATTTCAGCAGTATTACCTGAGCCTGACAGGGGGCCAGTTCATCAATACCATCCAGTGTCATCTGCAGGAGTGTGTCCCGATCCTGCAGGCGACCCAGTGCAATACCGTTTTCTACCAGCCGTTCCAGTCGGGCCTGTGCTTCGCCAAGGTTTTCCAGAATGCTGGTAATAAAGAAGGAGCCCATCACCAGCGTGATACCGATAACCACGCTGGATGCGGAAAACAGCAGCCCCCAGAGCCAGAACAGCAGATAACCCAGCCCCATAAACAGAATGGCGAAGATCGCGATAAAACCGAGCATCCATACCGGACGGTGCTTCAGCAGGGCGCCAAGCTGTGTTTTGGGTCGGGGAATAAACCAGATCAGCAGCATGCCCGTTGCCAGCACCGTCAGGACTTCCAGCCAGTGCAGCCAGACCGGACGATAGAGGAAGTCGCCATCAAACATCGCTTCGGCTAACTGGGCATGAATTTCGACCCCCGGAACCTGTTCATTCAGGGGGGTAAAGCGCATATCGGACAGGCCGGCTCCGGTCAGGCCGATCAGCACCAGTTTGTTCTCCAGCATGGAAGGGTCAACCTGACCATTCAGTACATCCACCGCAGAAACGTAGCGGTGGCGGGTGTCATCGAGTGATGCATAATGCAGCCAGACATCACTTTGGGCCTGCGTATTGATATTCAGGTCGGCGACACTGACCTGTTCAATGCCCCCGTTACCGACGCGCAGACGGATAGCCTCTGAAGCGGTGGCGACACGAAACATCTCCATCACCATATTCGGTACCGGCTCACCATTCACTGCCATAATCAGCGGCAGATGCCTGATCGGGCCGACAGAGCCCGGGATACTCACCAGCGCCTGGCCCGCTGCAGCGTATTGCAGCTCAGGAAGACTGGCCAGCACTTGCGGGTAGTTTGTCAGAAAGGCTGACGGGTCGGTGCCATCGATCTGTATCGGCGTGACAAACAACTCACTGCTGGTGGTGTAGGTGTCAAAGTCAAAACCGGCTGCGGCCAGCACCGAGGGGGTTCCGCTCAGCGCCATGGCTAACTGAAAATCACTCGATGGCAGTGATTCCAGCTCTTTGATGAGGTACTTCTGATCCGGCGCCAGTCGTTGCGCCAGTTTCTCTACTGAGTTCTGATCCGGCTCCGGCATATAAAAATCGAGGCCGATTGCAGCGGGGCCGAAAAAGTCGAGAGTGTGGATAAGTTTTGCCAGAATATCCCTTGGCCAGGGCCATTGGCCCAGCTCAACCAGAGTTTTCTCGTCGATTGCGACAACTGTGACCGGCTGGCTCAGGGGCTGACGCGGTGAGATCTGCTGGTAGGAATCAAATAACGCCAGTTGGGCACTGACAGTGGGGGCTCTTATGGTCTCAACCAGCGAGGAAAACCACTGCGGGTAACTGGCCTGCACCTTTTGTGGCAGCAGGTTGAGGACTTCAGAGAGGAGGATGATCAACAGAATCGCAATGGCCAGAGGGCGGCCCCGGGCAACGCCCAGAAGACGTTGCAGAGCAGAATGACTACTGGTCAGATTCATCCCCATCTGGCGTGAAGTTCCTTTCTGAGTGACGAGAAGGGTATTGCGATCAGCGGATACTGATCTCTACCCGGCGATTGTCCACGTTATCAACATTATCAGCGGTCGATACGGCCAGTTCACGTTCACCGCGTCCCGTCACTTCCATCAACTGTTGATCCACACCCTCTTTAACCAGAATCTCGGCCACCGTCTGGGCGCGCATTCTGGAGAGTTTATCGTTGGCCTGTAGCGAGCCTACGGTATCCGTATGGCCGATCAGGCGAACTTCGGGGGCCGAGCGTTTCTCCAGATCGGCAAACAGTTGCTGGACCACCGCCGCAGAATCAGGGGTCAGCTCGGTCGCTGAACCGGGCAGAAATCGCAGGGTATAGCTGGCCGGAGCCAGTGGTTGTTCTTTGAGTAGCTGACCAAAACGGGAGCTGACCTCCTGCTGACTGGCAGGTGCGGTTTCCAGCTCACCGGCCTGACCCACATGAATCGCGGCAAATGCGCTGTCGACCTTCTGTGCTTTGCCGCCGGAACTGACGATCACAGCACCGACGGTGCCCTCAGCGTCGGGTAACAGAATCACCCGATCCATGGGGTCACAACCCGGTTCCAGTTTCTGGCCCTGGGCACTGTTAGTGCTGACGCATTCGCCGAGGGAATCACGCAGTGGCGTGCCATCGGAGCTGTGCCAGTACTTTGCGGCGTTTACAACACCACTGGCAGAGAGCGCCGCTAAGGTCAGAAACGTGTATTTAATCATTGCAGACATCCCTGTTACTCCCCGGCTGCTTCAAGAATAAATTCGGTACCACGCACACCTACCGTCATCGACCCGGTATTGAACTGGACTGATTCCGGATTGGATTTAGCCAGCTTGCCGGAGATGACAGCCAGCTTGCCCCGTTTCAGGTTGGCACTGAGCCGGCCCTTATGGGTGGTGGTGTCAAAGGCAAAATCATCAATCACCAGCGTAGAGCCGGGGCCGGAGGTTAAACGGGTATTATCCCGCAGGGTAATGCCGGCAAAACTGGACTCGGCGGTGATCACCGTATCGCCTTCGAGTACGGCATCGCCAACTTCGGCGTTCTGGGTGGCTCCGTTACGCTCAATACTGACGCTGCCGTTGACGACTTTAAACGTGCCGGCTCTTTCAGCGGCATAGCTCTGACTGGTGAGGCCGATAAGCGAGAGGGTGAGCGCCATAATAGCGAGCGAGTTACGACGGGACATAGCTATGATCTCCTGAATAACACTGTCAAAAGTAAGTGATTTGAGTCTTGCTGTGTTCACTGCTCAGGTTCCTTCCTGATATCGATCAGCCAACAAACAAAACCGGACGTGTCATAGCCCGGGCCGGATGAAGGGGACTTTGATTCAGGTCGTCAAGTCCTAACAAAATAGACCATCCACAAGTAAAGATATAGCGGTCTGACAATGTGATTAATTGTAGTTAAGACGCGATTTTAATCTAGAGAGATGACTATTACCTTATGTTTTTAAAGGGTTTTGTCGTTAAGTATGGATTCTGATTCCGGTATGGATTGTGGATAAGTTTAGTCAAACTTAATGCTTATGTTATATCATAACGTATATTGTCAGATTGAGTTTATACAGGGGGGATCAGTGGAAGCAGCAGAGTGGGCAGAGCCCGAATTTCAGTCGGGTACAGAGGCCGGTGTGTCGTCTTTTACCAGCGGGGACACACCTGAGGTGATGACGCAGATCTACACCGAAGGGGTCAATTTGGTGTTGCTGAGGCGAACCCTGCTTCCCGGGGTGGCCGATGATTGTCAGCAACTGGCTGATCAGTATCCGGATTTTAACCTGCGCTCGGTGATCAGGCCGGAGCAGGCGGCCGTATCGCTGAGTGCGCTTATACCCGGGCAGGATCAGCACGGAGCGTTTATCGAGGATCTGGCGCAGGTTGTCGATATGTATGCCTGCCTGTTTGATCTGGAGGAGGTCGGGCTGAGGCTGCAGGTGCTCAACCGTGCCATGTGTCCGCGCTTCCATACCGATAAGCTGGGTTGCCGGCTGGTGACAACGTATCTGGGGCAGGGTACGGAGTGGCTTGGCAATAACGATCTTGATCGGCGTAAGCTGGGCCGGGGGAGTCAGGGATTAAGTGATGAGGAGTCGGGCCTCTACCACGGGCCTGAACGGATTCAGCAGGCAGAGCCGGGTGATCTGCTGCTGTTAAAGGGTGAGGGCTGGTTTGGCAATGAAGGGCAGGGCGCTGTGCACCGCTCTCCGGCAGTGCCATCGGGCCAATCGAGGCTGGTGGTCACACTGGATTTTGCCTGAGCATTACTCGTCGGGCCCGACCGCATGCAGGTAACGGTCTTCAATGGTATGGCGCAGCTTGAGATTCTCAGGATCGGCAAACGCCCGGTTAAGGATCTCAAGAATCTTATCGTTGTCGGGGTGGGCGCCGTTCAGCGCAAGATAGAAAGGCTGCTCTGCTAAACATCCGGCGATTCTGAACCCTTTGTCAGGCAACTTATGAAATTCATGGCTGACAAGGGTCCAGCTGACTATTTTACTGTCTTCGATAATGGTCGAAACCCGGCCCTGATGCAGCAGTTTTAATAATCTGACCAGCGCATTGGCGCCCTTGAGCTCCATAACCCGGTTATTCGTCTCCTGCTCGCTGAGAAAGCGATCGATCTCTTCTCCATAACTGTATTCAGCGATATAGCCCAAGCGCCCCAGATAGGAACTCAGGGATGCAGGGGTCTGATAGCGCCAGTTGCTGTCTTCGCGGGTATAGAAACAGACCTGATAAGACATGGTCGGGGTTCGGGTATAGAACAGATCCGGGCTTTCACTGGGGACGGCGGTCAGCAAGCCATCGATATGGGACGCTTCGTTTGCCTCGGCAATAGCGCGTGACCAGGGCAGCATTGTGATTTCCGTCCGGATCTGGTGCCGTGCAAGTATCTCTGTGACGTAATCCGCCACAATCCCGGGTTGGGGGCCTGCGCAGGTATAAGGACACCAGTCTGTGGCTGCCAGACGCAACAGGGTTTGCTGAGCCGCCAGCGGGTGGCTACAGAGAACAAGCAATAATGCGACAGCTGAGCAGTATTTTTTCATGGATAGACAGCATGATGGTTACACTAAACATAGGCGCTGTGACCGGCTTTTGCCTTATCTTTCGGGGAAATGGTGATGCACTGTCACGCCGCAGATTTGTTAAAGCAGGTGCAGGGTTGGAGCGCAGGTAGGCAGCTCCAGAGTGAGCGTCAGACCGCCAGCGGGGTTACTGACAGATGAGATTTTTCCTCCCAGCACATCGTTGATAAGCGAATGGGCCACACTCAGACCGAGCCCGGTACGGTTCATACTGGCCTCCCCTGTGAAGAAGGGATCAAACATCTTTTTCTGGACTTCGTCCGGTGCTCCGCTGCCGTTATCTGCCAGTGTGATCAGCGTTGTTGTCTGTGTCTGACTGATGGCGATTTCGATTACTTTTTGATCGGCGGTGGTGTCGGTAAACGCATGCTGGCAGGCGTTTTCAATGAGTTCTTTCAGAACCTGCGACAGGGAAACGGGATAGCTGTCCATTTCCAGCGCTTTATCGCCTGTTATCTGTACCTCAATGCCGGCCCGGCTGAGCTGTTCCTGAGACTGTATCAGTGCAACGTTCAGGTATTCGAACAGATTGAAGCGTTCCCGGTGCTCCTGCCCCTGATGGGCAACCAGCCTTTTAAAATCGTTTACCAGTCTGGCGGTTTTGTACAGGGCGGCCTCTTCCAGTTTTAAGGCTTCCAGTGACTCTGTGATAAAAGCATTAAGTTGTGTCTGGGTCAGTTTGCCCGCTTGGGTATCACGCTCAATCAGTTGCAGATGGTGACTGAGGTTGCTGTTTAATGTGATGGCATTACCGATTGGCGTATTGATCTTATGGGCCACTCCCGCGGTAATTCTGCCCAGCGCCGCCATCTTCTCAGATTGCACCAGTTGCGCCTGAGTCTGGATCAGATCATGCAGGGCCTCCTCGAGTGCTTGTTTGGCCTCACGCAGCGACCGGGTCCGGTCTTTAACCTGTTTCCTCAGAATATTGATGGCGACCAGAGTGATTAAAATAAATAACAGCACCCCGACCAGTGCTATGTTGAGGTAGGTTTGCCGGAGCTTGTGCTCGGTCAGGTAGACCATGTTGTAGCCGCTCCATTGTTTATTAAGGGCATCGAGGGTGCCATCTGAGCGCATCCTTTCAATCCCTTTGGTCAGCAGTTCAGCTAACGCCTGTTCGCCTTTTCTTACCCCCATATGGCTGGGCTTGAGTGCAATGGGGTCGGTGACAAACTTTATCCCTTCAAGTCTGTTTTTCTGAATAATATAGGCACCTACCCATTTGGTGGTTGCCAGTGCATCAATCTCGCCGGCGAGCAGGCGCCTGAATCCATCGAGGTGATCTTGCACAAACACCAGCTCCGTCTCACTGCCGGTACTGAGAATCTTTTGCGGGAAGCTGCCTTTGATCACCCCGGTCCGGGTACCGCTAAGGTCGGCCAGATTGTGGATTGTCAGGTTGTCGCTTTTCACAAACAGACTGATCTCAAAGGTCAGAAAACTATCCACAAAGTCGTAGTGTTCCTCTCTCTCTGCGTTGGGGCTGAAGACAGTGAGTACATCACCTTTTCCGGCTAACACCGCTTTCTGGGCCTCATGCCAGTTCATCAGGCGATATTCGATGCGCCGATCCAGCGCCGTTGCATAGTGTTCAAGAAACGAAGCGAAAATACCCCGGGGCTCTCCGTTTTCCAGCCATTCTATCGGGGGGTAGTCCTGATCCCCGAGGAAGACAATAGGGGGCTGCTCGCTGTTGTTTCCAAAGCTGAGGGTTTCGGCCTGTATCGGGGTGGAAGCAATACAAAGCCACAAGCCAAGATAAAACAACCGGTGTGCGCAGTTCATATGCCGGGGTCAGATTAGTGGTAACAGGATTGAGTATAGTTAGTTTTCAGCGGTCAGGAGGCTGTGTTGGCGGGTTGTATTCTTGCGCACCGGTAAAGCATTACCCTGCTCTGTTATCTGAGTTGAAGTAGGCCTTGATCCACTGCTTTGGCGTTACACCAAAGTGCTTCTTGAATACCTTGGCCAGAGAGGAGGCGTTCTCGTAGCCGACATCATTGGCAACCAGCCCGACAGGGCGTTGTTGCTTCAACAGCCCTTTGGCCATCACCATGCGCAGGTGGGTGACATACTCAATAGGCGACTGGCCCAGCGTTTCTTTAAACAACGCTGCAAATTTGGAACGGGACATGGCAACGGCGTTGGCCATCTCATCGACCGACCATTCCTGCTCGGGATTGTCTTTTATCGCCTGTATCAGCGGTGCCAGCGAAGGGTGTGAGCCGGCGGCGATGAGCCCCAGTTCAACCGTTCCGTTACTGATGACGCTACGCAGCATCTGCAGAACGAAGATATCGCACAAACGATTAATCATCAGTTGACGACCGGATTGTTCAGCAAACGCCTCAGAGAAGATCAGCTTTGCGGTGTGGGTGATCGCTTCTTCATGCTGAATATCAAAGCAGAGAAAGAGAGGAAGGTTATCCGATAAAACCTGTTTGTGGAGCAACGGAATTTTCACCGTCGCACACACCAGCCTCGCCTCCGCGGCTGGCGCAATCTTTACCTCGTGATTACAGCCACTGGGGAAGAAAATGACCGACCCCGCACCCAGTTCAATGCAGTGCCCTGACCCGGTCGACAGTGTCAGCGAGCCAGATTCCAGAAAGTGCAGAACGCTTGAATCCTGATGATCATCAAAGGCGTTGATGCCACACAGCGTTCCGCTGAAGAACACATCAGCGTTTACTTCCAGGCTTTGCAGAATCTGGCTCAATTTATCCATTAAGCACCTGTTTTGGACGATTGGCGTTTTTTTGTGGACTTGCTGCAGCCTTTTGACCGGTGGTTATCCGTAATCTTCATCTCAGGCACTACGCAACAAATCAGGTATGCGATCTGTGTCCGATTAAACCATCAACGAAGGAAAAAGAAATGAAATTTTCACAAACACTGAAACTGGCAACCGCCGCAGGTGCACTCTTTCTCAGCAGTATGAGCTTCGCAGCCGCGACAAATATCGGTACCAACGATGTCGCGATTCAGGGGTATGACCCGGTTGCTTACTTCAGCGAACACAAAGCCGTTGAAGGCTCTGCTGAATTTACCGCGACACACGAAGGCGCCATTTACCGCTTCAGCAGTGCGGAAAACCGCGACCTGTTCAAAGCTGATGCAGAGCGTTACGCACCACAATTTGGCGGTTACTGCGCGATGGGTGTGGCACTGAACAAGAAGCTGGATATTGACCCGCAGGCATTTCACATCGAAGAGGGCAAGTTGTACCTCAACCTGAACAAAGATGTGCAGAAAAAATGGCTGACCGATGTTCCCGGCCACCTGAAAACCGCGAACCGTATCTGGGCAGGTATTGAAGATCTGTCGGTAGCACAAGCCAACGCAGAAGACTGATGCGCTATGGCTGAACAGGCGTTGACGTTTTCAGTAAACGGGCATAGCTACCCACAACCGTTGGCACTGCTTTGGTTCAGTGCCAACTGGTGTGGCCCATGTCAGCAAATGAATCCGGTTATGCAACAACTGGCCGGTCAGAGCACTGAACAAGTCCGGGTATTAAAGATCGATGTAGATCAGCAATCTGCTCTGTCTGCAGATTTTTCAATCCGTGCGGTACCTACTCTGGTTTTATTGGGCGCCAACGGAGAGATTGATCGTCAGGTGGGCAGTGCAGGATTGGGCCAGTTGAGCCAGTGGCTTGACCGTTCTTTGGCCCGGTTAAAACACACAGGAGAGAAATATGAATACTAAACAGCGTGTAGCATACACTCTTTCCCTACAGACGCTCTTCCGATCTCGGCTGCTCTGGCGGCCGCGCTTTCCACAGTCGCCACCCTGCCTGCGGCGCACGCCGCCGGAAAAGAGAAGTGCTACGGCGTTGCACTGGCCGGTCAGAACGACTGCGGCAATCTTGCAGGTACACACTCCTGCGCAGGGCAGTCAAAAGTGGATAACGATCCCGGCGAGTGGAAGCTGGTGGCCAAAGGGACCTGTAAAGATCTCGGCGGCATGCTGAAAGCTGAAGCCAAAAAACGTTATCAGGAGCAATCTGCCTCATAAGGGTGGGGCTTGTTAAAGGAGAGATGAAGATGTCTTCAATCCGTTCAAAATGGGCCGGAAGTGCTCCCGAACAGTATCGGGTGGGGGTTGGGCTGCGTCACCCGCATTATCGGGAGGCGCTGCTGGGGGCATCTTCCATCGACTTTGTAGAGATCCATGCCGAAAACTTTTTCGCGGAGGGTGGCGTGATTCAGGAGATCCTGACCGATATGACAAACATATACCCGGTGAGCCTGCACTCCACATCCATGGGGCTGGGCTCAGCCATGGGGATCAATCAGGGGTATCTGAAAAAGCTGCAGCGCCTGGCTGAGCGGATCAGA encodes the following:
- a CDS encoding substrate-binding periplasmic protein, yielding MLVLCSHPLAAQQTLLRLAATDWCPYTCAGPQPGIVADYVTEILARHQIRTEITMLPWSRAIAEANEASHIDGLLTAVPSESPDLFYTRTPTMSYQVCFYTREDSNWRYQTPASLSSYLGRLGYIAEYSYGEEIDRFLSEQETNNRVMELKGANALVRLLKLLHQGRVSTIIEDSKIVSWTLVSHEFHKLPDKGFRIAGCLAEQPFYLALNGAHPDNDKILEILNRAFADPENLKLRHTIEDRYLHAVGPDE
- a CDS encoding transporter substrate-binding domain-containing protein, which gives rise to MNCAHRLFYLGLWLCIASTPIQAETLSFGNNSEQPPIVFLGDQDYPPIEWLENGEPRGIFASFLEHYATALDRRIEYRLMNWHEAQKAVLAGKGDVLTVFSPNAEREEHYDFVDSFLTFEISLFVKSDNLTIHNLADLSGTRTGVIKGSFPQKILSTGSETELVFVQDHLDGFRRLLAGEIDALATTKWVGAYIIQKNRLEGIKFVTDPIALKPSHMGVRKGEQALAELLTKGIERMRSDGTLDALNKQWSGYNMVYLTEHKLRQTYLNIALVGVLLFILITLVAINILRKQVKDRTRSLREAKQALEEALHDLIQTQAQLVQSEKMAALGRITAGVAHKINTPIGNAITLNSNLSHHLQLIERDTQAGKLTQTQLNAFITESLEALKLEEAALYKTARLVNDFKRLVAHQGQEHRERFNLFEYLNVALIQSQEQLSRAGIEVQITGDKALEMDSYPVSLSQVLKELIENACQHAFTDTTADQKVIEIAISQTQTTTLITLADNGSGAPDEVQKKMFDPFFTGEASMNRTGLGLSVAHSLINDVLGGKISSVSNPAGGLTLTLELPTCAPTLHLL
- a CDS encoding AraC family transcriptional regulator, with product MDKLSQILQSLEVNADVFFSGTLCGINAFDDHQDSSVLHFLESGSLTLSTGSGHCIELGAGSVIFFPSGCNHEVKIAPAAEARLVCATVKIPLLHKQVLSDNLPLFLCFDIQHEEAITHTAKLIFSEAFAEQSGRQLMINRLCDIFVLQMLRSVISNGTVELGLIAAGSHPSLAPLIQAIKDNPEQEWSVDEMANAVAMSRSKFAALFKETLGQSPIEYVTHLRMVMAKGLLKQQRPVGLVANDVGYENASSLAKVFKKHFGVTPKQWIKAYFNSDNRAG
- a CDS encoding YHS domain-containing (seleno)protein, with translation MKFSQTLKLATAAGALFLSSMSFAAATNIGTNDVAIQGYDPVAYFSEHKAVEGSAEFTATHEGAIYRFSSAENRDLFKADAERYAPQFGGYCAMGVALNKKLDIDPQAFHIEEGKLYLNLNKDVQKKWLTDVPGHLKTANRIWAGIEDLSVAQANAED
- a CDS encoding thioredoxin family protein; its protein translation is MAEQALTFSVNGHSYPQPLALLWFSANWCGPCQQMNPVMQQLAGQSTEQVRVLKIDVDQQSALSADFSIRAVPTLVLLGANGEIDRQVGSAGLGQLSQWLDRSLARLKHTGEKYEY
- a CDS encoding BufA1 family periplasmic bufferin-type metallophore, which translates into the protein MAGQNDCGNLAGTHSCAGQSKVDNDPGEWKLVAKGTCKDLGGMLKAEAKKRYQEQSAS